The Terriglobales bacterium genomic interval GCGCGGCATGGCGGGCGAGCCCGGGCACATCAACGTGCAGCGCGACGGCCATCCCTGCGGCTGCGGCAGCTACGGCTGCCTGGAGCAGTACGCTTCGGCCTCGGCGGTGGTGCGGCTGGCGCGCGAAGCCATTGCCGGCGGCAAGGCGCCGGAGCTGGCATGGCTGCAGGAGGCCGGCGATCTCACTGCCAGGTCCGTCTTCGACCTGGCGCAGCAGGGCGACCGCCCGGCGCAGGAGGTCTACAGGCTCGCCGGACGTGCGCTGGGGGTCGCTCTGGCCGGGCTCATCAACCTGCTGAATCTGCCCGTGTACGTCGTGGGAGGCGGGGTGGCGGATGCCTGGGAAGCCTTCGCACCCGCCATGATGGACGAGGTGCCGAAGCGCTCGCTCGTCTACCGCGCGACCGCCCCGGAGTCGAAGGCGCCGGGTCCCAAGACGGTGATCAGCCGCGCCCGGCTGGGCAGCGACGCGGGCCTGATCGGCGCCGCGCGGCTGCCCATGCTCTCGTCGTAGTCAGAACTCCGTGGAGCCGATGCTGACCGGGCCGTTGACGGTGGAGATGCGTACCACGGTGGGCGCGCCCGAAGGCCCCAAACGGATGCTGCGGCTCCGGCCCGCGTTGTCCCAGTCCTTGACCGCGCCGCTGCAAGCGTCCAGGCGGCAGCGGAAGGGGCTGTGCCAGCTCGCGTCCACCTCCACGCCGGAGCGGTAGTTCTGAGGGAGCGTCACGCTCAGGGGGCCGTTCTCGGTATGCGCCACCAGGCCCTCTCCCTGCCAGGCTTGCGGCTCCAGCTCCACGTCCAGCGGGCCATTCTGCAAGTCGATGCGGACCTTGCCGCGGCCTTGCTTGAGGGCGACCGGGCCGTTCTGCGCGGAAACGTCGATCGTCCCCGCGCAATGCCGCAGGGAGATAGGCCCGTTCAGGCTCTCGGCGCCGACCGTGCCCTCGACGTCCTGGATGCTGAGTGGGCCGTTGTGGACGCTCACCTGCATAGCGATGCCGCGGGGCACCTGGATGAGCAGGCCGATCCAGACGCCATGGTCGTCGGGCACGCCCTGGACCGTGACGTCGCCCTGGTTGACCTGGAGCTTGATCTGGCGCAGCAGCCCATCGGCTTCGCCCTGGCTGGAGGCAGCCACGGCCTTGCACACGGTGACTTGGACGTCGGGCTTGTCCCAGCCGTGCACCACCACGCCGTTGTTACTCAGGTCGTGCACGCGCAGGGTGGAGAAAGAGGAGTGCGCCAGGGTCTGCTGCTCCTGGGCGCGATAGGCGTCCTGGTCGTCGAAGCTGACGTCATAGCGGGCCTGGCAGTCGTCCCAGGCGCCGCTGTCGCGGGTGCGGATGTTGACCGAGGAGTGACTCCAACGATGTCCGGCCCGGGCGGGCGTGTTCAGCCACAGCCCGGCGGCGCCCACCGCCAGAACGAAAAGCAGGATCTTCTTGGACATGGCAATCCCCCTTGAGCCGATAGACGTGCCGAGGGGTGCGAGGTTAGGGACTTGGGACGAAATTTCAGCCTGGCTCACCCGACGGCAGCGCGGGCAGTGGACTTCTGCAGGGCGGCCAGGAAGGCGCGGTTCTGCTCGGCAGTGCCGACGGTGACGCGGATGGCGGTGGGCGCGCCCCACGCAGCCAGCGGGCGCACGATCACGCCGTTGGCCTGCATGCGCTTGGCCACGCCGACGGCGTCTTCTCCGACGTCGAAGTAGATGAAGTTGGCGAAGGTGGGGATGGTGCGGAAGCCCATCTGGTCGAGCTGCTGGGTCAGCCAGGGCGCCTGGGCGGCGTTGTTCTCCACCGTCTTGCGGATGTGCGCCTCGTCCTCCAGGGCGGCCAGACCGGCGGCCTCGGCGATGGCGGAGACCGAGAACGCAGTGCGCACGCAGGCCAGATACTGCAACAGTTCGGGCGGGCCGAAGCCATAGCCCAGGCGCAGCCCCGCCAAGCCGTGAGCCTTGGAAAAGGTGCGCAGCACCACCACGTTCCGTCCCTGGCGCACGTAGTCCAGGGAGTGGGAGTAGTCGAGGCCGCGGGTGCTCGCGAAGTGAGCGCCGAAGTCGCAGTAGGCCTCGTCCAGCACCACCAGCACGTGCTCCGGGACGCGCTCCAGGAAGCGGTCCACCGCCGAAGCCGGGAGCAGCGTCCCGGTGGGATTGTTGGGATTGGCGATGAAGACCAGGCGGGTGTCGGGGTTGATGGCGGCGGCGACGGCGTCCAGGTCGAAGCCGTCGTCCTTCATGGGCACCGTGAGCAGCTTGCCGCCCGCCGCCCGCGTGGCGATGGGATAGACGATGAAGGAGCGCTCGCTGGTAATGGCGTTGCGTCCCGGCGCCAGCAGCACCCGGCCCAGCAGGTCGAGCAGGGCGGTGGAGCCGTCGGCCAGCACCACCTGGTCGGGCTGCAGATGGTGGCGCTCGGCCAGCCTGGTGCGCAGCTCGACCGTGTCCATGTCGGGATAGAGATGGACCTCGGCGGCGGCGGCGCGGATGGCTTCCAGCGCCTTGGGCGACGGCCCGAAGGGGTTCTCGTTGGAGGCCATCTTGATGCAGCGGACGCCGCTCTCGCGCTCGGCCTGGCGGATGGGTTTGCCCGGCTTGTAGGGCGCCAGGCTGCGGACAAACTCGGGGACCAGCTTGTCGAATCGGCTCATGCGGAAGCTCTTTTGTATCACGGCGGGCGTGTCAGCGCGAAGTGCTTCGCGGACCACGGCCGGCGCCCGCCAGGGCGCGCAGGCGCGCCACCTCGGCCGGCTGCAGCGGGCGGAACTCGCCGGGAGCCACGTCCAGTTGCAGCGGCCCGTAAGCCACGCGCTTGATCTTCTCCACGTGGTGGCCGATCTGCTCGAACATGCGGCGGATCTGGCGATTGCGTCCTTCGATGAGCGTGACCTCGTACCACGGGTTCTCGGCGTCGCGCAGCAGGCGGATGCGGGCCGGAGCGCTCTTGCGGCTGCGGTCGCCGCCGCCCTGCCCAGGCTTGGGCGGCCGCGCCGGCAGGAAGATCCCGGCGCGCAGCTTCCCCAGCTCCGCCTCCCCCGGCTTGCCGCTGACCTTCACCTGGTAGGTCTTGGGGACGTGCGAGGCGGCGTGCATCAGGCGGTAGGTGAGGTCGCCGTCGTTGGTCATGAGCAGCAGGCCCTCGCTGTCGTAGTCCAGCCGACCGACGGGATAGAGGCGCGCTCCCGCCGCCCGCATCAGCTCCATGACCGTGGGCCGACCCTCGGGATCGGTGACCGTGGTGACGTAGCCGCGCGGTTTGTTGAGCAAAAAATAGACGTGGCGCTGGGGACCGCGCAGCAGCTTGCCGCCGACGCGGATGTGGTCGCGCTCGGGGTCGGCCTTGGCGCCCAGTTGGCTGACGATCTCGCCGTTCACGCTGACCAGCCCGGAGCTGATGAGCTGCTCGGCCTTGCGGCGGGAGGCTAGGCCGGCGGCGGCGATGATCTTCTGCAGGCGCTCAAGAGACATGGCAGGGGCAGTGGGCGGCCTTCACCGGGAGCTTATCAGACAGGAGTGCTCTCCGAGTCCGCTTCGGACTTCTCCTCCGCGCCGCCGGGGACGCCGGTGGCGTCGGCCTGGGCGGCGAACAGCTCAGCCTGCTCCGAGCCGCCGGCCAGCTTCTCGAACTCTTCCATGCTGGGCAGGTCGCTCACGTCCTTCAGCCCGAAGCGCAGCAAGAAGTCCTTGGTGGTCTTGTAGAGGATGGGACGTCCGATCACCTGCTTGCGCCCGGCGGTGGTGATGAGCTTGCGGTCGAGCAGCGTGCCGATGACGGCGCTGGCGTCCACGCCGCGGATCTCGTTGATCTCGGGGACGGTGATGGGCTGCTTGTAGGCGATCACGGAGAGCGTCTCCAGGGCGGGCAGGGAGAGGCGGACCGGCGCCTTCAGGCTCTTGGCAAAGGCGCGCACCGCCTCGTGGTGCTCAGGCTTGGTCGACATGCGGAAGCCGCCCGCCACCTGGCGGATCTCCACGCCGTGCTCGGCGGCCTGGTAGTCGGCCACCAGTCCTTCCAGCGCCGAGCGGATGCGGGCCTTGACGCGGGCGAGCGCGCCCTCCTCCTTGGGATCGAAGCCCTCTTCGGCGGCGATCTCGTCCTTCAGCAGGCGCGCCATCTGCTCCACGCTGACCGGCTCTTCGGCGGCGTAAACGACGGCTTCCAGTTTGGCTTTCAGGCTCATGGGTCCCTTGTCTCGCCGGATCAGCGCCAGTCGTCGCGCACGGGCGTGTCCTCTCCGAAGACGGTATCGAACATTGTATGTTTCTTGATGACGATGTCACCGAAGATCTTGTCCTGGCGCACCAGGATGGCCTGCAGGCGCACCATCTCCAGCAGGGCGAGGAAAGCGGCGATGAGGGCGTTGCGCGAGCGCGTGTGCTGCAGCAGGCTGTGCAGGCGGACGGGACGGTCCTCCAGCAGTAGCCGCCGGCGCACGTAGTCGATCATCTGCGCCACCGTGACCGTGTCCTCGTTGACCTCGAGCACGGGCCGGGCCTTGGCGCGCTCCAGGATCTGGCGGAAGGTGCGCACCAGGTCCACGATGTCGGTGGCCAGCTCGGGCTCGGTGCCCTCCGCGTCCTGGAACTCCTTGAGGGCGGGGTTGGACCATACCGCGTCTTCCAGTTGCTGCTTCTGCAGCAGCATCTGGGCGGCGTTCTTGAACTTCTCGTGCTCCAGCAGGCGCTGGATCAGCTCTTCGCGCGGGTCGCCGGCCTCCTCGGGGGGCGCGGTGGGATCGCGCGGCAGCAGCATCTTGCTCTTGATGTGGATGAGCAGCGAGGCCATGTAGATGAACTCCGCGGCCACGTTCACGTCGAGCTGCTTCAGGCTCTCGATGTAGGCCAGGTACTGGGCGGTGATCCTGGCGATAGGGATGTCGTAGATGTCGATGTCCTGGCGGCGGATGAGGTCGAGCAGCAGGTCCAGCGGGCCGTCGTACACCGTGCCCACGGTGACCGCGAAGGGGAAGTCGCTCGCGCTCTTCGCCGGTTGCGCCGCGGGTTGCGTAGGCTCGGCCATGGTGGGTTACTTCTTGCCCCCGTCCTCGGGGGGCGTCTCGTATTCGCTGGAGATGTGCATGCACTCGCGCACCTCCTGCATGGTGGCTTCGGCCTGCTTCTGAGCTTTGATCGAGCCCGTCTCCAGGATCTCCCAGGCCAGCTTGGGCTCCTGCTCGTACTTGGCGCGGCGCTCCTGGATGGGGCGCAGCGCTTCCACCACGTGGTCGGCCAGCCAGCCCTTGCACTCGATGCAGCCGATGGAGGCGCCGCGGCAGCCCTGGTTGACCTGGGCCAGGGTCTCCTTGTCGCTGAAGATCTTGTGCAGGTCGCCGACCGGGCACACGTCGGGATTGCCCGGGTCGGTGCGGCGGATGCGCGCCGGGTCGGTGACCATGGTCTTCAGTTTGCTCCGGAGGCTGTCTTCGGGCTCGCTGAGCAGAATGGTGTTGCCGTACGACTTCGACATCTTGCGCCCATCGGTGCCGGGAAGCTTGGGCGAGGGCGTGAGCAGGGGCTGGGGCTCGGGGAACACATAGGCGCGGCCGCGCGGGTAGAACTGGTTGAAGCGGCGCGCCACCTCGCGCGTCAGTTCCACGTGCGGCACCTGGTCCTCGCCCACCGGCACGTAGTCGGCGCGGTAGACTAAGATGTCGGCGGCCTGCAGCAGGGGATACCCCAGGAAACCGTAGGTGTTCAGGTCTTTGCTCTGCAGGTTGGCGATCTGCTCCTTGTAGGTGGGGACGCGCTCCAGCCAGCCCAGGGGCGTGATCATGGAGAGCAGCAGGTGCAGTTCGGCGTGCTGGGGCACGTGCGACTGGATGAACAGCGTGGCCTTCTCCGGGTCCAGCCCGGCGGCCAGCCAGTCGATCACCACTTCCAGGGAGTTCTGCTTCACCAGCGCGGTGTCGGCGTAGTCGGTGGTGAGGGCGTGCCAGTCGGCGATGAAGAAGAAGCAGTCGTAGGCGTCCTGCAGGCGCACCCAGTTGTCGAGGGCGCCCACGAAGTTGCCCAGGTGGAGCTTGCCGGTGGAACGCATGCCGCTCAGGACGCGGGGTTTCTTGTTGGGTCGGGCCATCACAATCTCATCAGTATGGAATCGAAAAGGCCGAGAACGGGCGCGATCAGCACGTGCAGGAAGCGTCCGCCGAACAGCACCAGCGCCAGCAAGCCCACCATCCCGAAGGTGTCATAGAAGCGGCGCGCCGGCTCGGAGAGAAAATGGCGCAGCACGTGGCTGCCGTCCAGTGGCGGCACCGGGATCAGGTTGAAGATGGCCAGCAGCACGTTGATGTGGATGGAGAGGTAGAAGAACAGCACCACCGGCACCCATACTGAGCCGGTGTCGTAGCCCGCCACCACCCCGGGCACCGCGTCGCGCCCGCCGGGAAGCAGCGCGATCAGGGCCATGGCGAAGACCGCGGCCGTGGCCACCATGAAATTGCTGACCGGCCCGGCCACCGAGGTCAGGACGTCGTCCAGCACGTGGTTGCGGAAGTTCAGCGGGTTCACGGGAACCGGCTTGGCCCAGCCGATCATGGGCAGACCGGTGAACAGGGCGATGGCCGGGAGCACCACCGTGCCCACCGGATCGATGTGGCGGATGGGGTTCAGAGAGATGCGCCCCAGCATGCGCGCGGTGGGATCGCCGCGACGCCACGCCACCCAGGCGTGGGCCGACTCGTGCACGCTGATCGCGAACAGGAACACCGCGATCTGGAAGATGATGATGGCGATCTGCTGCGGCTGCATTCCGGTGATTGATGGTACCACGGCCGCACCCGCATTTTGGGCGGCTCAGGTCTTGGCAGCGTCGGGACCTGCGGGCGCCGGCGGCGCGTTGGGCTTGACCTTCACCGTCTTGGCCGGGACCCCGGCCACGATGTGGTAGGGCTCCACGTTCTTGGAAGCCACGCCCATGGAGCCCACCAGGCCGTGCTCGCCCACCTTCACCCCGCTCAGCACGGTGGCGTGGTAGGTGATGCGGGCGCGCGGGCCGATCTCGGTGCGCTGGTTGGCGATGAGCATCGAGTCGGCCAGGTCGTGCGCATGCGAGTAGACGTTGGCGTAGTCGGAGATGGAGCTGCCCTCGCGGATCACGATCTCGCCGCGGTCGTCCAGCAGCACGTACTTGTGGATGACGCAGTTGTCCTCGATGGTGAGGTTGTAGCCGAAGGAGATCTCGACCCCGTGGAAGATCTTCACGTTCTTGCCCAGGTGCTTGAGGACGTGGCGGGCGATCATCGAGCGCACCCGGAAGCCCAGCCAGTGATTCAGCCCGGCGGGCGAGCGGTCGAACATCATCCAGAACCAGATCAGGGGCTTGCGCTCGGCGTAGCGGGCCGCGTCCACGTCGCCGTAGTACTCGGGCTCCAGGGTGGCGTTGCGCGGATCGAAGCTGTGTACCAGCGCCTGCAGGGCCA includes:
- a CDS encoding ROK family protein; translated protein: RGMAGEPGHINVQRDGHPCGCGSYGCLEQYASASAVVRLAREAIAGGKAPELAWLQEAGDLTARSVFDLAQQGDRPAQEVYRLAGRALGVALAGLINLLNLPVYVVGGGVADAWEAFAPAMMDEVPKRSLVYRATAPESKAPGPKTVISRARLGSDAGLIGAARLPMLSS
- the hisC gene encoding histidinol-phosphate transaminase, whose amino-acid sequence is MSRFDKLVPEFVRSLAPYKPGKPIRQAERESGVRCIKMASNENPFGPSPKALEAIRAAAAEVHLYPDMDTVELRTRLAERHHLQPDQVVLADGSTALLDLLGRVLLAPGRNAITSERSFIVYPIATRAAGGKLLTVPMKDDGFDLDAVAAAINPDTRLVFIANPNNPTGTLLPASAVDRFLERVPEHVLVVLDEAYCDFGAHFASTRGLDYSHSLDYVRQGRNVVVLRTFSKAHGLAGLRLGYGFGPPELLQYLACVRTAFSVSAIAEAAGLAALEDEAHIRKTVENNAAQAPWLTQQLDQMGFRTIPTFANFIYFDVGEDAVGVAKRMQANGVIVRPLAAWGAPTAIRVTVGTAEQNRAFLAALQKSTARAAVG
- a CDS encoding pseudouridine synthase: MSLERLQKIIAAAGLASRRKAEQLISSGLVSVNGEIVSQLGAKADPERDHIRVGGKLLRGPQRHVYFLLNKPRGYVTTVTDPEGRPTVMELMRAAGARLYPVGRLDYDSEGLLLMTNDGDLTYRLMHAASHVPKTYQVKVSGKPGEAELGKLRAGIFLPARPPKPGQGGGDRSRKSAPARIRLLRDAENPWYEVTLIEGRNRQIRRMFEQIGHHVEKIKRVAYGPLQLDVAPGEFRPLQPAEVARLRALAGAGRGPRSTSR
- the scpB gene encoding SMC-Scp complex subunit ScpB, yielding MSLKAKLEAVVYAAEEPVSVEQMARLLKDEIAAEEGFDPKEEGALARVKARIRSALEGLVADYQAAEHGVEIRQVAGGFRMSTKPEHHEAVRAFAKSLKAPVRLSLPALETLSVIAYKQPITVPEINEIRGVDASAVIGTLLDRKLITTAGRKQVIGRPILYKTTKDFLLRFGLKDVSDLPSMEEFEKLAGGSEQAELFAAQADATGVPGGAEEKSEADSESTPV
- a CDS encoding segregation/condensation protein A — translated: MAEPTQPAAQPAKSASDFPFAVTVGTVYDGPLDLLLDLIRRQDIDIYDIPIARITAQYLAYIESLKQLDVNVAAEFIYMASLLIHIKSKMLLPRDPTAPPEEAGDPREELIQRLLEHEKFKNAAQMLLQKQQLEDAVWSNPALKEFQDAEGTEPELATDIVDLVRTFRQILERAKARPVLEVNEDTVTVAQMIDYVRRRLLLEDRPVRLHSLLQHTRSRNALIAAFLALLEMVRLQAILVRQDKIFGDIVIKKHTMFDTVFGEDTPVRDDWR
- the trpS gene encoding tryptophan--tRNA ligase, yielding MARPNKKPRVLSGMRSTGKLHLGNFVGALDNWVRLQDAYDCFFFIADWHALTTDYADTALVKQNSLEVVIDWLAAGLDPEKATLFIQSHVPQHAELHLLLSMITPLGWLERVPTYKEQIANLQSKDLNTYGFLGYPLLQAADILVYRADYVPVGEDQVPHVELTREVARRFNQFYPRGRAYVFPEPQPLLTPSPKLPGTDGRKMSKSYGNTILLSEPEDSLRSKLKTMVTDPARIRRTDPGNPDVCPVGDLHKIFSDKETLAQVNQGCRGASIGCIECKGWLADHVVEALRPIQERRAKYEQEPKLAWEILETGSIKAQKQAEATMQEVRECMHISSEYETPPEDGGKK
- a CDS encoding site-2 protease family protein, coding for MQPQQIAIIIFQIAVFLFAISVHESAHAWVAWRRGDPTARMLGRISLNPIRHIDPVGTVVLPAIALFTGLPMIGWAKPVPVNPLNFRNHVLDDVLTSVAGPVSNFMVATAAVFAMALIALLPGGRDAVPGVVAGYDTGSVWVPVVLFFYLSIHINVLLAIFNLIPVPPLDGSHVLRHFLSEPARRFYDTFGMVGLLALVLFGGRFLHVLIAPVLGLFDSILMRL
- a CDS encoding acyltransferase — its product is MFRFQYRDLRPSAAAEKAMLSWIERLEQEFSSSDLEHRSQVVRDALHELYLGRPYFPPDPNSPLALQALVHSFDPRNATLEPEYYGDVDAARYAERKPLIWFWMMFDRSPAGLNHWLGFRVRSMIARHVLKHLGKNVKIFHGVEISFGYNLTIEDNCVIHKYVLLDDRGEIVIREGSSISDYANVYSHAHDLADSMLIANQRTEIGPRARITYHATVLSGVKVGEHGLVGSMGVASKNVEPYHIVAGVPAKTVKVKPNAPPAPAGPDAAKT